TGGCGAAGGCGTTGACGATGTTGAACTGCCGCAGCTCTTCAGGCGTCATCTTGATGAGCATGGGAATGGGATAGGCGTTATTGTGGGCCTTCTAGTGCCGGAGGAACGTGTGGCACACGCGCTTGTGGACTGTGTGGATCGGGGATTCATCGGTCATGGCGCGATTGTCTCAGAGCGGGGCGCGGCTCTTGGGCGCATGACTGGAAACGGCCTACGCGGTGAAATTAGCGTAAAAAAGACCTTGAATGCACGATTGGGAGGGGGCAGATGGTTCTTAGCTGGAAAACCTTCGACACCAGGAAAGGCGGGAAATCTATCGATTCGTTGGCTGAGATGCTCATGAAGTTTTTAGTTTCCACACAGCCTCGATACGATTGAGATATCCGTAAATATAGAGCTTGAGTAGCACCGCAGGGTGGTAGGCCGGGCGGCCTGTGGATGCTGGTGTTGACCCATCAAAGCCCAGCGAGAGCAGGTCCAGTTCTTCAACGAATGCATCGACAATGCGCACCGGATTGTCTGCACCCACCAAGTCATCGAGACACGCGGGCGGCAAGGTCACTCGCTCGCGGGACTGGCCTTCGATGAATCGCTTCATGTGTAGAAGTTCCGATCTGATCTGACAGATGCTCCCGTTTCGGACGGTACGGCTGTCAGATTAATTCAGCTCTTTTACCTTGTCGTCCCACACCTCCTTTGCATCCATCAGCGTTTGCAGCGGCGTCCGGCCACAGCACATCTTGCCTTGATGTGTTCGCTGCCCGTTGTAGTAATTGATCCAGTCGTCCAGATCCGTTTGCAGCTCGTCAATTGATCGGTAGATCTTGCGCCTGAACGCCACCTGGTAGAACTCCTGCAGGATGGTCTTGTGGAATCGCTCGCAGATGCCATTGGTCTGCGGGTGACGCACCTTCGTCTTGGTGTGTTCAATGTCATTGACGGCTAGGTACAGCTGGTAGTCGTGCGTTTCGGCCTTACCGCAATACTCCGTGCCCCTGTCGGTCAAGATTCGCAACAGCCCCATGCCTTGCTCGGCCAGGAACGGCAGCACCCGGTCATTGAGCAGATCAGCACCCGTGATCGGTGTTTTTGTGGTGTAGAGCTTGGCAGCGGCCCATTTGGAATAGGTGTCCACAAAGGTCTGCTGGTAGATGCGCCCGACTCCCTTGATCGAGCCCACATAGAAGGTGTCCTGGCTACCCAGATAACCGGGATGGGCGGTTTCGATTTCTCCGCAGGCCAGCTCATCTTCACGCTTTTTCTCCAAGGCTGTCACCTGGGCTTCGGTGAGCACAGCGCCAGTTTTGGCGACCTCGGCCTCCAGGTTTGACAGACGCTGTTTGAAGCTGGCCAGTTGATGGCGCATCCAGATGGAGCGCACACCGGATGGCGACACAAAGATGCCCCGCTGGCGTAATTCATTGCTGGCACGCAACTGTCCATGCGCTGGCTGCTCAAGGGCATAGGCGAGGACAACCGCTTCAATGGCTTCATCAAC
This window of the Comamonas testosteroni genome carries:
- a CDS encoding IS481 family transposase; protein product: MNSFNQTIIRHKVGLLNLASELGNISKACKVMGVSRDTFYRYQHAHEEGGVEALIQTSRRKPNPKNRVDEAIEAVVLAYALEQPAHGQLRASNELRQRGIFVSPSGVRSIWMRHQLASFKQRLSNLEAEVAKTGAVLTEAQVTALEKKREDELACGEIETAHPGYLGSQDTFYVGSIKGVGRIYQQTFVDTYSKWAAAKLYTTKTPITGADLLNDRVLPFLAEQGMGLLRILTDRGTEYCGKAETHDYQLYLAVNDIEHTKTKVRHPQTNGICERFHKTILQEFYQVAFRRKIYRSIDELQTDLDDWINYYNGQRTHQGKMCCGRTPLQTLMDAKEVWDDKVKELN